A single Cucumis melo cultivar AY chromosome 4, USDA_Cmelo_AY_1.0, whole genome shotgun sequence DNA region contains:
- the LOC103503552 gene encoding transcription factor bHLH71: MSLDALSSNDLFNFIIYDTISATPNNFVPHGHESSENTFLSDDKCSKPNSRKRCPSEVEISNRVVVPLSTTTTTTTTQHGKKKRKRKAKVCKNKEEAETQRMTHIAVERNRRKQMNEHLSVLRSLMPESYVQRGDQASIVGGAVEFVKELEHLLSTLEAKKLQILQQEVDQHQEQEMNSDNNSDNNNKLFSFASLLMNNSDQNNYSSQYSTKYTSKSKASSADIEVTLIETHANLRILSTRSHRQLLKLIAGLQALRLTILHLNLTDFHPLVLYSISLKVEEGCQLRSVDDIAAAAHHMVRIIEEEAVLC; encoded by the exons atgagtcTTGATGCTCTTTCTTCCAATGACTTGTTCAACTTCATCATCTACGACACGATCTCCGCAACGCCGAACAACTTCGTCCCTCACGGCCATGAGTCGTCGGAGAACACTTTCCTATCCGACGACAAGTGCTCGAAACCAAATTCGCGAAAACGCTGCCCCAGTGAGGTAGAGATTAGCAACCGAGTGGTGGTGCCATTgtcgacgacgacgacgacgacgaccaCGCAACAcgggaagaagaaaagaaagagaaaagcaAAGGTTTGTAAGAACAAAGAGGAAGCTGAAACACAAAGAATGACACACATTGCTGTTGAAAGGAACCGCCGTAAACAAATGAATGAACATCTTTCGGTTTTACGTTCACTCATGCCCGAATCCTATGTTCAAAgg GGTGACCAAGCCTCCATAGTGGGTGGTGCCGTTGAGTTTGTGAAGGAATTGGAGCATCTTCTGTCAACTTTAGAAGCCAAGAAGCTACAAATCTTACAACAAGAAGTAGATCAACATCAAGAACAAGAAATGAATAGTGATAATAATAGTGATAATAACAATAAGTTGTTTTCATTTGCAAGTTTATTGATGAATAATTCCGATCAAAATAACTATTCATCCCAATATTCAACAAAATACACATCAAAATCCAAAGCCTCTTCAGCTGATATTGAAGTCACTTTGATTGAAACTCATGCAAATCTTAGAATCCTCTCAACAAGAAGCCATAGACAACTCTTGAAGCTCATTGCTGGTTTGCAAGCACTTCGTCTCACtattcttcatctaaatctcaCTGATTTTCATCCATTGGTTCTTTACTCCATTAGCCTCAAG GTTGAAGAAGGATGCCAACTTAGATCAGTAGATGACATAGCAGCAGCAGCACATCATATGGTAAGAATAATTGAGGAAGAAGCCGTTTTATGTTAA
- the LOC103503551 gene encoding protein TORNADO 2, with the protein MALNKTVMGAINFIAMVVSIPIIGAGIWLATQQDNACVQILQWPLIIFGVVVLLVAVAGFIGAFLRINWLLIAYLVAMLILIVLLGCLVGFIYMVTIRGSGHLEPNRSYLEYHLEDFSGFLRHRVQSSFKWDLIRSCLSSSSMCAELNQSFRLAQDFFTAPISPLQSGCCKPPTLCGYTFVNPTYWIMPINNAADMDCLKWNNDQTQLCYGCDSCKAGLLESLKNQWRKADIILLLSLIALVSVYLIAACVFRNAKTQKLFDKYKQGQPPQPYI; encoded by the exons atggcaCTGAACAAGACCGTAATGGGAGCCATAAACTTCATCGCCATGGTTGTATCAATCCCCATCATCGGCGCCGGAATCTGGCTCGCCACGCAACAAGACAATGCCTGTGTTCAAATCCTGCAATGGCCACTCATTATATTCGGTGTCGTTGTCCTTCTCGTTGCGGTTGCGGGGTTTATCGGAGCCTTTTTACGCATCAATTGGCTACTCATTGCATACCTTGTGGCTATGCTCATTCTCATTGTTCTACTTGGTTGCTTGGTGGGTTTTATTTATATGGTTACTATTAGAGGGTCAGGGCATTTGGAGCCTAATAGAAGTTATTTGGAGTATCATCTTGAGGATTTTTCTGGGTTTCTTAGGCATAGAGTTCAAAGCTCTTTTAAATGGGATTTGATTAGAAGTTGTTTGAGTTCTTCTTCTATGTGTGCTGAGTTGAATCAAAGCTTTCGTTTGGCTCAGGATTTCTTTACTGCTCCCATTTCTCCTCTTCAG TCAGGATGCTGCAAGCCACCAACATTATGTGGATACACATTTGTGAACCCAACATATTGGATAATGCCTATAAACAATGCTGCTGATATGGATTGTTTGAAGTGGAACAATGACCAAACCCAGCTTTGTTATGGTTGTGATTCTTGCAAGGCTGGTTTGCTAGAGAGCTTGAAGAATCAATGGAGGAAAGCTGATATTATACTCCTTTTGTCTCTTATTGCTCTCGTTTCTGTTTATTTGATTGCTGCTTGTGTCTTTAGAAACGCCAAAACTCAGAAACTCTTTGATAAATACAAGCAAGGCCAACCACCCCAACCCTATATTTAA
- the LOC103503554 gene encoding E3 ubiquitin-protein ligase Os04g0590900-like — MGSGSYGNPKTWIPYMSNKDCSQGFCSVYCPQWCYIMFSPPPPLEFPDDNSGPNFSPLVIAIIGILASALLLVTYYTIISKYCGNTNRLSGTGNYDPSEEYEDNHNPTLHEPWHVATTGLDEALIKSITVCKYKRGDGLVEGSDCSVCLSEFQEDESLRLLPKCSHAFHLQCIDTWLKSHSNCPLCRANIISINAGSPVQLPASTAYPITNETVPESSQDNDHEAVSLDSGQSFSNEDAKNSVRAFSDLGNLEKRDTIIELRDGRLQQIRRSISMDHCSQNRLIIADVLRLNEDEFGGIDEAGSSGDVGSSKHSVGEDSRSSHRKRILHCVMSPVSMKRSFSSGRLSLTKHGREHRGIAPVSYFTTQNQNDLQF; from the coding sequence ATGGGTTCAGGGTCGTATGGCAACCCTAAAACTTGGATACCATATATGAGCAACAAAGATTGCTCTCAAGGTTTCTGCAGTGTATATTGTCCTCAATGGTGCTATATCATGTTTTCACCTCCACCACCCTTGGAGTTTCCAGATGATAATTCAGGCCCAAATTTTTCACCTCTTGTTATTGCAATTATTGGAATTCTGGCCAGTGCTCTCCTTCTTGTAACCTATTACACCATTATTTCAAAGTATTGTGGCAACACAAACCGTTTGTCTGGAACTGGAAACTATGACCCAAGTGAGGAATACGAAGATAATCACAACCCAACACTTCATGAGCCATGGCATGTTGCCACAACTGGCTTGGATGAAGCACTTATCAAGTCCATTACTGTTTGCAAGTACAAGAGAGGAGATGGGTTGGTTGAAGGCTCTGATTGCTCTGTTTGCCTTAGTGAGTTTCAAGAAGATGAAAGCCTTAGATTGTTGCCTAAATGCAGCCATGCTTTTCATCTTCAATGCATTGATACATGGCTCAAATCACACTCCAATTGTCCCTTATGTCGTGCTAATATCATCTCTATCAATGCTGGTTCTCCAGTTCAACTCCCTGCAAGCACTGCATATCCCATAACTAATGAGACCGTGCCAGAGTCTTCTCAGGATAATGACCACGAGGCTGTTTCACTAGACTCTGGACAAAGTTTTAGCAATGAGGATGCAAAGAACTCCGTTCGCGCTTTCAGCGACCTCGGAAATCTGGAGAAAAGAGATACTATCATTGAGCTTAGAGATGGAAGATTGCAGCAAATTAGAAGGTCAATTTCAATGGATCATTGCAGCCAAAACCGTCTTATTATTGCAGATGTTCTACGTCTAAATGAAGATGAATTTGGAGGTATTGATGAAGCAGGAAGTTCAGGTGATGTTGGATCATCAAAACATTCTGTAGGAGAAGACAGTAGGTCAAGTCATAGAAAAAGAATCTTGCATTGTGTGATGAGTCCTGTTTCAATGAAGAGATCATTTTCAAGTGGAAGACTTTCTCTCACCAAGCATGGGAGAGAACACAGGGGAATTGCTCCTGTCTCATATTTTACAACACAGAATCAGAATGATTTGCAGTTTTga